The stretch of DNA ACGGGCTTTTGCTCCGTTCCGCCGCCCGGCCCGGCGATGCCGGTGGTGGAGACGCCCCACGTCGTCCCCGCGTCGTCGCGGACGCCCCGCGCCATCTCGCGGGCGACGGCGGCGGAGACGGCGCCGTGCGTGTCGAGCGACTCCCGAGTGACGCCGAGGGCGTCGACCTTCGCGTCGTTCGAGTAGGCGACGACGCTCCGATCGACGTAGTCGCTGGCGCCGGGGACGTCGGTCAGGAGTGAGCCGACGAGACCACCGGTGAGCGACTCGGCGACGGCGATGGTCTCGTCGCGGTCGTGCAGGCGGCGACCGAGGCGGCGTTCGACGGCGTCGTCGGCCGGTGTGGATGGACCACTCATGAGGCGTCGTTGGGATGCCACGCTCATCAAACGGTCCCTACGGAAACGCCGATACCCGGTTCCGGCCCCTTTATGTCGGGTGAGCGGTGTGAACTGGATATGGCAGCGAAGACGATCGCATTCGTCGGACTCGGGATCATGGGCGGACCGATGGCGAAGAACCTGCTCGATGCGGGCTACACCGTGATCGGCCACAACCGTTCGCAGGGGCCGGTCGACGAACACGTCGCTGCGGGCGGGGAAGCGGCCGAGACGCCGGCGGAAGCGGCCGAGCGCGCCGACGTGACGATCATGTGTCTGCCGGACCACGACGTGGTCGCGGAGGTCATGCGCGGGGAGGACGGCGTCCTCGCCGGGTTGAGCGAGGGCGACGTGGTCATCGACAACTCCACCATCTCCCCTATCGTCACCGAGGAACTCGCCGAAGAGGTCCGTGAGCGCGGTGCGCACATGCTCGACGCGCCGATCAGTGGCGGCGAGGAAGGCGC from Haloplanus salinus encodes:
- a CDS encoding CinA family protein, which translates into the protein MSGPSTPADDAVERRLGRRLHDRDETIAVAESLTGGLVGSLLTDVPGASDYVDRSVVAYSNDAKVDALGVTRESLDTHGAVSAAVAREMARGVRDDAGTTWGVSTTGIAGPGGGTEQKPVGLVFVGVAYAAPWGTGDSFARAERRVLDGDRWTVKAESARWALRAVDDALD